TATATGTTATTTAATGAACCTATAGCTGTACAGTTGTGATGTTTACCTTTTTAAGTAGGAAAAAAGACAtgtactttgttttttaaaaaagagattctCTTTTGGGGCTGCTAGTTGAACTTATTAATGTTCATCCTTCAGCCATTTTAACCACTAGCATGAGGAGCTATAATGACTTGAAGCAACAAATATTCAAAAATCAAGATTCCTCTATTTcttcttcctcaggaggtgatctTTGCTATTGAGATCAGGCCTCAGAATAATTATGTAgcatttgggaagaaagatgcaGCCCAGGAGACCAGCACcagaggccaggatggagaagaccTCCACGGCCACCATAGCCTTCCCTTgagtgctcaggtaggtgggcaggaaggagaccCACACgctgcagaagaccagcatgctgaaggtgataaaCTTGGCTTCATTAAAGCTGTCAGGCAGTTTCCTGGCTAGGAAAGCTATCACAAAGCTGACCAGGGCCAGAAATCCCATGTATCCCAGGACTGTGTAAAACAGGACGACTGACCCTTCATTACACTCCACTATGATCTTCTTGGCCAAGGAATGGAAGTCCAAGTTGGGGAATGGGGGAGAGGTTCCTAGCCAAATTGCACAGGTGATAATTTGGAGGAGGGGACAGACCAAGACAATGGAGTTTACCCCTTGTTTCCCCAACAATTCCCTTGCCTTGTTTCCTGGTTtagtggccatgaaggccacaacCACAAGGACTGTTTTGGCCAAGATGGATGAAATGGCAACAGTGAAGATTACAGTAAAAACTATCTGTCTCAGAAGGCAGGTCACCCTTGTAGGTCGACCaatgaagaggaaggaggaaaggaagcagaGCAGGAGGGAGATAAGGAGGACATAGGTAAGTTCtctgttgttggctttgacaattgGTGTGTTTCGATGGTTAATGACAGTTGTAAGGACCAGGGCTGTGATCAGAGACAGGATAAGAGCAAAAGAAGCCAAAACAATCCCCAAAATCTCTTGGTAGGAAAGGAAGCTGATGTTCTTGAAGAGACATTGGACTTGCTTCTTGTCTGGATATTGATGATCTGAACATGGGACACAACGCTCAGCATCTGGAACAAATAAACATGAATTAATGATACAGTGTTCATTGGCAGTTCTCATGCTGTGAATCAGAAGCTGCGATATACGTGGGTCAGAAGCTGTGAAATATAGCCTATTGTACCATAATAATGTTATATATTCATAAATACTAAATACATAGAATAGAAACTTGTTCACCGTGAGCAATGGTGACATTCTAACCCGAGGAGACAGAGGGAAGTGGCATGAAGCTACACTCCAAGTGGGTCCCAAAAAGGACACCTCTTTAGATGTAAGGACATTTAAATATCTTTCAAGAGGACTTGTAGCTGTatgttcttgcattgtgcagggggatggacttgatgacccaagagagaccttccaactctaagattctatgactaGTGTCAATCTAAAGCAGCACATTCCCTTTAATATCCCTCTCTTTCTATTTTGCAACTTAGCTGAGAATTttacataagaagaagagttggttcttatatgccacttttctctacccgaaggagtctcaaagcagcttacagtcactttgcctttcctctccccacaacagacaccctgtgagatggatgaggctgagagagccctgatatcactgctcagtcagaatagcattatcagtgctgtggcaagcccaaggtcaccgagctggctccatgtgggggagcgcagaatcgaaccctgatgtgccatattagaagtccgcactcctaactactataccaaactgCATGATAGGGATTAACAAATTTTTGAAATTCATACCTCAAAGGTTCAGATCTAAACAGAAAGTTCTCAAAGAGAAAGAATTATCCAAATTCTATGACAAAACTGAGCTTAGTGaagaagagagatttttttttaagtctttattAAAGAatcaggtttcccccccccttttttacagACTGTGGGTGGTTACCAGTTGTCCTGTCAGGGTTGAACATCGCATGGGTCCCAAAAGAAAGCTGTAGCTTCTTACCTGAGGTATATATCATCATCCTAATAGGTGACTTATAAATCCATTACTCCAGAATCTAAATCTAAGTGGTTATAGCCCTTGTGAGGCATTCAGTTTCCAGCAACTTCTAGTCTTAAAATTGGAGTTTTAAGATGTGCCAATTACCTGTATAGTTAGAAATTGTCCCTTCTGGACAATGTCCACATTCATAACAGCAAGGGGGCACTTCTTCTATAACTTTTCTGCTGTATCCTGGTGAACAGCTTTCCACACACCTGGAAGAGGGCAGCTTCtaaggggaagaaagaagaacTAGTGAGATTTCCACACCATGATGATTCTTTGCGGAGCTCTCTAGGATTGGGCACAAACCAGAGGAAATAcaattggttcatggtttgtgttGTGTCCCATTCGTGAACCAGGGATCATCAGGAAGTTTTAACCAGTTCAGTAACTGGTTCAGTTTGCAAGGTTCACGAGGTGGTAGAATAGCCCTCAATGTGCTAAAATGATTTAGGAAGTTCTGTATTAAATGTATTCTGTGCAAGGTAGGGACACCAAACTCCCAGTAGGCATTCCTTGGATGCTTTTCTGTATACTGTCCAAGTTTAGCGTTTTTATCTTTCATAGTATCCATTCTATCCCCTCCTAATCTAACCTTTCCCAAATGACTGCAGCAGTCATTTTAACAGATGCAGTTTTGGAAAGTTCAGAACTGTATAcaatggcccattccacacaaggatcaatgtggcaaattgcttacagaaagaaaaaacagaatttaaaatagtggaatttggcgcaACGCattcctgcctttgtagtggaatccagttgcgtttcaatcgtttcccacaggtttccggtctcaccaaaaatcgctagaaaggaagcgattttttccgtgcttttccgcccctggccgtcaatcaaatgagcagccaatgggcagttgttatgatgctcctttccctttaagaacagggttttttacaaaaaaaagaaaaacacatgttgcaatgaatataccttgattccttgcttcctcctaacgtagagacccatctagctggcagctggcgtgtgagctgctgtttcatcgttgccatgctcctccgagtgaaaaaaaatccccccccccccgaaaataaagggaactttcaaaagggactgtgttgtgcttggtgacttgaggggagctttatagcacttctgtggagggactgtagccggagaagcctcgctgggtgaatgaaggctcgccggcttgttgctctctgctcgctccgagaaaaaaaaaaggcgatcgctttgctggaagttcagaggagagagccagggggagggactttgctgaaaccacagcAATGGTATAGCACAGAACTTTTtggctagtgttgcagattgtttgcaagagtgtagcgctttcc
The nucleotide sequence above comes from Paroedura picta isolate Pp20150507F chromosome 4, Ppicta_v3.0, whole genome shotgun sequence. Encoded proteins:
- the LOC143834712 gene encoding vomeronasal type-2 receptor 26-like, whose product is MGAVHRTKCLLTRPFELQEEYYKPGDYLVGGILPYFRTTVIHASFETPPRNTHPSRIVPKNYQQILAFVFAIHEINKDPALLPNITLGFRIFEDTNFARMTYQAGLSFLSTGGHMVPNYRCSRQQKLLSVIGSLYSRISMQMASLLGLFKIPQLGYSVFNPVLKERTTFPSFYRIDPSEAPQYLGIIRLLLHFHWNWIGIVAPDDDSGENFIQALTPMLDQNDICVEFTQRTLSEISVYYTITTTDISLALAIKESKAKAIVISGDSNAIRNIMMPLYRYERRTKRYLEKKLPSSRCVESCSPGYSRKVIEEVPPCCYECGHCPEGTISNYTDAERCVPCSDHQYPDKKQVQCLFKNISFLSYQEILGIVLASFALILSLITALVLTTVINHRNTPIVKANNRELTYVLLISLLLCFLSSFLFIGRPTRVTCLLRQIVFTVIFTVAISSILAKTVLVVVAFMATKPGNKARELLGKQGVNSIVLVCPLLQIITCAIWLGTSPPFPNLDFHSLAKKIIVECNEGSVVLFYTVLGYMGFLALVSFVIAFLARKLPDSFNEAKFITFSMLVFCSVWVSFLPTYLSTQGKAMVAVEVFSILASGAGLLGCIFLPKCYIIILRPDLNSKDHLLRKKK